From Streptomyces sp. NBC_01460, a single genomic window includes:
- a CDS encoding VOC family protein, whose translation MACRISELVIDCADPDRMATFWSEVLGYVELDREDDGSIQIGPPDEGFGGAQPTLVLGAGREPRAGKLPLHIDVSPFDRDQDAELERLLALGARPAVGQTGTESWHVLADPEGNEFCLLRTRLRPL comes from the coding sequence ATGGCATGCCGCATCAGTGAGTTGGTCATCGACTGCGCCGACCCGGACCGGATGGCCACGTTCTGGAGCGAGGTCCTCGGTTACGTCGAGCTCGACCGGGAGGATGACGGAAGCATCCAGATCGGTCCGCCCGACGAGGGCTTCGGCGGTGCGCAGCCCACCCTCGTCCTCGGCGCCGGACGCGAGCCGCGCGCCGGGAAGCTCCCGCTGCACATCGACGTCAGCCCCTTCGACCGTGACCAGGACGCCGAGCTGGAGCGGCTGCTCGCCCTCGGCGCCCGGCCCGCCGTCGGCCAGACCGGTACCGAGAGCTGGCACGTCCTGGCCGACCCGGAGGGCAACGAGTTCTGCCTCCTGCGCACCCGACTGCGGCCCCTCTGA
- a CDS encoding Lrp/AsnC family transcriptional regulator, giving the protein MAVDALDTRILRLLIEQPRTSVREYARLLGVARGTLQARLDRMERDGVITGTGPALSPAALGHPVLAFVHLEVTQGHLDEVGDALAAVPEIIEAFSTTGGGDLLTRVVARDNGHLEDVIQQLIQLPGVVRTRTEVALRERVAHRVLPLVEAVGRTADAAG; this is encoded by the coding sequence ATGGCGGTGGACGCCCTCGACACCCGGATCCTTCGGCTGCTCATCGAGCAGCCGCGCACCAGCGTGCGCGAGTACGCCCGCCTCCTCGGCGTGGCGCGCGGCACGCTCCAGGCCCGGCTCGACCGCATGGAGCGGGACGGGGTGATCACGGGCACGGGCCCCGCCCTCTCCCCCGCCGCGCTCGGACACCCGGTGCTCGCCTTCGTCCACCTGGAGGTCACCCAGGGGCACCTGGACGAGGTCGGGGACGCGCTCGCGGCCGTACCGGAGATCATCGAGGCGTTCTCGACGACCGGGGGCGGCGATCTCCTGACGCGTGTCGTGGCCCGCGACAACGGCCACCTGGAGGACGTGATCCAGCAGCTGATCCAGCTCCCCGGCGTCGTCAGGACGCGGACCGAGGTGGCGCTGCGCGAGCGCGTGGCCCATCGGGTGCTGCCGCTGGTCGAAGCGGTGGGGCGGACGGCGGACGCCGCCGGCTGA
- a CDS encoding HAD family hydrolase: MKTPHASAPSVLFDLDGTLIDSEPNYYEAGRRLLARYGVRDFSWENHTRFIGIGTRETLTVLRQEYGIEAPVDELLAGKNALYLELAGASTTAFPEMRALVERLHEGGVPMAVASGSSRAAIAATLAVTGLDAHLPLYVSAEEVARGKPEPDVFLEAARRLGVAPESCVVLEDAVPGVRAAHAAGMRCVAIPDTEAAGDGAAFTEAELLFPGGQQEFTAAAVLDWLSAG, encoded by the coding sequence ATGAAGACCCCGCATGCGTCCGCCCCGTCGGTCCTCTTCGATCTCGACGGCACCCTCATCGACAGCGAGCCGAACTACTACGAGGCGGGGCGCCGCCTCCTCGCCCGTTACGGCGTGCGGGACTTCAGCTGGGAGAACCACACCCGCTTCATCGGGATCGGCACCCGTGAGACGCTCACCGTCCTGCGCCAGGAGTACGGGATCGAGGCACCGGTCGACGAGCTGCTGGCCGGTAAGAACGCCCTCTACCTGGAGCTCGCCGGAGCGTCCACCACCGCCTTCCCCGAGATGCGCGCCTTGGTGGAGCGGCTGCACGAGGGCGGCGTGCCGATGGCGGTGGCGTCGGGGTCGTCCAGGGCCGCCATCGCGGCCACGCTCGCGGTCACGGGGCTCGACGCCCACCTCCCCCTGTACGTGTCCGCCGAGGAGGTGGCGCGCGGCAAGCCGGAACCCGATGTGTTCCTGGAGGCGGCGCGGCGGCTGGGTGTGGCGCCGGAGTCCTGTGTGGTCCTGGAGGACGCGGTCCCCGGAGTCCGGGCCGCGCACGCGGCCGGGATGCGCTGCGTCGCGATTCCGGACACCGAAGCGGCCGGGGACGGTGCGGCGTTCACGGAGGCGGAGCTGCTCTTCCCCGGCGGGCAGCAGGAATTCACCGCCGCCGCCGTGCTCGACTGGCTCTCCGCAGGGTGA
- a CDS encoding serine/threonine-protein kinase, whose product MGEVWRGTDEVLGRAVAVKLLLGDQADASSTARFRLEAQTAARLSHPHLVAVFDFGSWEDRFYLVMELVEGRSLGDLLEAEETVRPEQVARIAGEAAAGLAAAHRQGIVHRDIKPGNLMLDADGSVKIGDFGIAQFVDDPSTALTTAGHIVGTSLYLAPERALGRTADSASDMYSLGCVIYQLLVGQPPFRSDTATATLYQHVDTPPVPVRQRGVDVSPAFDSYLLGLLAKKPEDRPTAQQVSDWFRTDAWRGRPEPLPQQRPASRRAAAPAVPAPAQGGPAGGGQSTYRLPQATGRRRAAPAPRASRSAARSATTRRMSTGEAIRRRPRVASAVAGTVAFLAAVYLGTVLFAPDTGAAGTPDPGVTPTAGLESPAPADPAVAPSEDGDGEDD is encoded by the coding sequence ATGGGTGAGGTGTGGCGCGGCACCGACGAAGTGCTGGGGCGTGCCGTGGCGGTGAAGCTGCTGCTGGGCGACCAGGCCGATGCCTCGTCGACCGCGCGCTTCCGCCTGGAGGCGCAGACGGCCGCGCGTCTGAGCCACCCTCATCTGGTGGCCGTGTTCGACTTCGGCTCATGGGAGGACCGCTTCTACCTGGTGATGGAGCTGGTCGAGGGCAGGAGTCTCGGGGATCTGCTGGAGGCCGAGGAGACGGTCCGTCCCGAGCAGGTCGCCCGGATCGCCGGTGAGGCCGCGGCCGGCCTCGCCGCGGCGCACCGGCAGGGCATCGTGCACCGTGACATCAAGCCGGGCAACCTGATGCTGGACGCCGACGGGTCGGTGAAGATCGGGGACTTCGGCATCGCCCAGTTCGTCGACGATCCGTCGACGGCGCTGACGACGGCCGGCCACATCGTCGGTACGAGCCTGTACCTGGCTCCCGAGCGGGCTCTCGGGCGGACGGCCGACTCCGCGTCGGACATGTACTCACTCGGCTGTGTCATCTACCAACTGCTGGTCGGGCAGCCGCCGTTCCGCTCGGACACGGCGACCGCGACGCTCTACCAGCACGTGGACACCCCTCCGGTGCCGGTCAGGCAGCGGGGCGTGGACGTCTCCCCCGCCTTCGACTCCTATCTGCTGGGTCTGCTGGCGAAGAAGCCCGAGGACCGGCCGACCGCGCAGCAGGTCTCCGACTGGTTCCGTACGGACGCCTGGCGTGGGCGGCCCGAGCCGCTGCCCCAGCAGAGGCCTGCCTCCCGGCGGGCCGCCGCCCCGGCCGTCCCCGCACCGGCTCAGGGTGGGCCGGCCGGCGGGGGTCAGTCGACGTACCGGCTGCCGCAGGCCACCGGCCGCAGACGGGCGGCCCCCGCGCCCCGGGCCTCCAGATCGGCGGCCAGATCCGCGACCACCCGCAGGATGAGCACGGGTGAGGCGATCCGGCGCCGCCCGCGTGTGGCGAGCGCCGTCGCCGGGACGGTCGCCTTCCTGGCGGCGGTGTACCTCGGCACGGTCCTCTTCGCTCCGGACACCGGAGCCGCCGGCACCCCGGATCCCGGAGTCACCCCGACGGCCGGACTCGAATCGCCCGCGCCGGCCGACCCGGCGGTGGCTCCCTCCGAGGACGGCGACGGCGAGGACGACTGA
- a CDS encoding aldo/keto reductase, with translation MIRMEQRTLGRTGRDVSVVGQGTWQLGGDWGEVREADAFGVLDAAVASGVTFFDTADVYGDGRSEQLIGRYLKDRPDADVLVATKMGRRVDQLPENYVLDNFRAWNDRSRANLGVDTLDLVQLHCPPTAVYSSDAVYDALDTLVAEQRIAAYGVSVETCAEALTAIARPGVSSVQIILNPFRLKPLDEVLPAAAEAGVGIIARVPLASGLLSGKYTADTVFAPEDHRTYNRHGEAFDQGETFSGIDYATGVAAAAEFAGFAPEGATPAGTALRWIIQQPGVTSVIPGARSVDQARANAAAAALPPLPQSTLDAVRDLYDRRIRAEVHPRW, from the coding sequence ATGATCCGCATGGAGCAGCGCACACTCGGCAGGACCGGCCGTGACGTATCGGTCGTAGGACAGGGCACCTGGCAGCTGGGCGGGGACTGGGGCGAGGTGCGGGAGGCCGACGCCTTCGGCGTCCTCGACGCCGCCGTCGCATCGGGAGTCACCTTCTTCGACACCGCCGACGTGTACGGCGACGGCCGCAGCGAACAGCTCATCGGCCGCTACCTGAAGGACCGGCCGGACGCGGACGTCCTCGTCGCCACCAAGATGGGCCGGCGCGTCGACCAGCTTCCGGAGAACTACGTACTGGACAACTTCCGCGCCTGGAACGACCGCTCGCGCGCCAACCTCGGCGTCGACACCCTCGATCTCGTCCAGCTGCACTGCCCGCCGACCGCCGTCTACTCCTCGGACGCCGTGTACGACGCCCTCGACACGCTCGTCGCCGAGCAGCGGATCGCGGCCTACGGGGTCAGCGTCGAGACATGCGCCGAAGCCCTCACGGCGATCGCCAGGCCGGGCGTCTCCAGCGTCCAGATCATCCTGAACCCGTTCCGCCTCAAGCCCCTCGACGAGGTCCTCCCGGCGGCGGCGGAGGCAGGCGTCGGCATCATCGCGCGCGTGCCGCTCGCCTCCGGGCTGCTCTCCGGGAAGTACACCGCCGACACGGTCTTCGCGCCCGAGGACCACCGCACCTACAACCGCCACGGCGAGGCGTTCGACCAGGGCGAGACGTTCTCCGGCATCGACTACGCGACCGGTGTGGCCGCCGCGGCGGAGTTCGCCGGGTTCGCACCCGAAGGCGCCACCCCGGCGGGGACCGCGCTGCGCTGGATCATCCAGCAGCCCGGTGTCACCAGCGTCATCCCCGGTGCGCGCTCCGTGGACCAGGCCCGGGCCAACGCGGCGGCGGCAGCGCTTCCGCCGCTGCCGCAGAGCACCCTGGACGCCGTGCGCGACCTCTACGACCGCCGCATCCGCGCGGAGGTCCACCCGCGCTGGTGA
- a CDS encoding glycoside hydrolase family 16 protein: protein MTVPSPHHAVRRPSRRRRTTLYAALSLLCCSVVMTALPAGASAAPDPHTAASSTAPGAQAVAFEDTFDGAAGSAVDGGKWLTETGDNVSNHERQYYTGGTDNAALDGQGNLVITARKENPGNYQCWYGACEYTSSRLNTSGKFTATYGHVESRMKIPRGQGIWPAFWMLGADIGSVGWPNSGEIDIMENVGFEPGTVHGTLHGPGYSGSGGIGAGYTLPGGAAFADDFHTFAVDWAPDSITWSVDGTVYQRRTPADLNGNTWVFDKPFFLILNLAVGGYWPGDPDGSTPLPQQLVVDYVRVTTGD from the coding sequence ATGACCGTGCCTTCCCCCCATCACGCCGTACGCCGCCCCTCCAGGAGGCGCCGTACGACGCTCTACGCCGCACTCTCCCTGCTCTGCTGCTCCGTGGTCATGACCGCGCTTCCCGCCGGAGCCTCGGCCGCACCCGACCCCCACACGGCTGCGTCCTCCACGGCACCCGGGGCGCAGGCCGTGGCCTTCGAGGACACCTTCGACGGAGCCGCGGGCTCCGCCGTCGACGGCGGCAAGTGGCTCACCGAGACCGGCGACAACGTCAGCAACCACGAACGGCAGTACTACACCGGGGGCACCGACAACGCGGCCCTCGACGGCCAGGGCAACCTCGTCATCACCGCGCGCAAGGAGAACCCCGGCAACTACCAGTGCTGGTACGGGGCCTGCGAGTACACCTCGTCCCGCCTCAACACCTCCGGCAAGTTCACCGCGACGTACGGCCATGTCGAGTCCCGGATGAAGATCCCGCGCGGTCAGGGCATCTGGCCCGCCTTCTGGATGCTGGGCGCCGACATCGGCAGCGTCGGCTGGCCCAACAGCGGTGAGATCGACATCATGGAGAACGTCGGCTTCGAACCCGGCACCGTCCACGGCACCCTGCACGGCCCCGGCTACTCCGGCTCCGGAGGAATCGGTGCCGGCTACACCCTCCCCGGCGGGGCCGCCTTCGCCGACGACTTCCACACCTTCGCCGTCGACTGGGCCCCCGACTCCATCACCTGGTCCGTCGACGGCACCGTCTACCAGCGGAGGACGCCCGCGGACCTCAACGGCAACACCTGGGTCTTCGACAAGCCGTTCTTCCTCATCCTCAACCTCGCCGTCGGCGGCTACTGGCCCGGCGACCCGGACGGCAGCACCCCCCTCCCGCAGCAGCTCGTGGTCGACTACGTCCGTGTGACCACCGGCGACTGA
- a CDS encoding DNA polymerase ligase N-terminal domain-containing protein, with the protein MPAEGSGVDSESTRRFVVQIHDARRMHFDFRLEVDGVLKSWAVPRGPSDNPSDKRLAVPTDDHPLEYREFEGVIPQDEQGSGTVIVWDQGTYRPTSHDLAGAPVPFAESLERGHATFWLDGAKLHGEFALTRFHIDDEDGTRGPEAWLLIKANDPQAVHDRPGTPDPYHARSARTGRTLHQVAVAEQESAP; encoded by the coding sequence ATCCCGGCGGAAGGATCAGGCGTGGACAGCGAGAGCACACGGCGTTTCGTGGTGCAGATCCACGACGCCCGGCGTATGCACTTCGACTTCCGTCTGGAGGTCGACGGCGTCCTGAAGTCCTGGGCCGTGCCGCGCGGCCCCTCGGACAATCCGAGCGACAAGAGACTGGCGGTGCCGACGGACGACCATCCCCTGGAATACCGCGAGTTCGAGGGGGTCATCCCGCAGGACGAGCAGGGCAGCGGCACCGTGATCGTCTGGGACCAGGGCACCTACCGCCCGACCAGCCATGACCTCGCGGGTGCTCCCGTGCCGTTCGCGGAGTCCTTGGAACGCGGACACGCCACCTTCTGGCTCGACGGGGCCAAACTGCACGGCGAGTTCGCGCTCACCCGCTTCCACATCGACGACGAGGACGGGACCCGGGGGCCGGAGGCCTGGTTGCTGATCAAGGCCAACGACCCGCAGGCCGTCCACGACCGGCCCGGCACCCCCGATCCGTACCACGCGCGTTCGGCCCGCACCGGCCGCACCCTCCACCAGGTCGCCGTGGCGGAACAGGAGAGCGCCCCCTGA
- a CDS encoding HEAT repeat domain-containing protein, whose protein sequence is MTTLPADARPQHSSAGRPERGPEADICTVPELAALVGHADRRTRYRGLTLLAEWAGAPLLGVGEAAELAGLLPSGVPESPDESLLLAGLHQRLGIHLPRRRLSAWRAARLPQRVRIAWLGAELLTDPSVLRDEEPGELLHQAVRSIDAGNAHRPDRLVAELLETRDPVLRAEAVRWIREGLHAGLLAPGLARTHIAGLLDEDPDGPAAAAALAELAEPWAASDPLPAARFAPYLAPSRAVPVAVLALTAAARHGHGALLPRTAADPAVPPAVRRLALELLGDLAERGDIGGLLDIAARDPLLLAGPLLTCLQGLHRRGHFPDASHAPALIGLALADHSVDARTVATILYTSRGTALDLLVDAPADDPGMPRRLDLLVALAGQGTGDLPIGAAVTRLLPAARRPGPFLDAIRRLRSEGAEEAVLAVLPEAPAAALDTLEAIGGDRTVAALTDALGPETGGRGIAPFLRPVRHRALELLWQLNTDPGLRRRLLARVDPAAPPPAVAADLGAPDERELALLAAGPAPADPVAALCALASHGSAAVLPAVTALLARVVSEQATEWETVETGPRPEPDRAEEPVVPETIVDAVRALGGRLYERRRIRPSCLLGARNAGEAGDALLAGLVLDLLDRPELPPRQQAVLIEVLRRAPSARTRPRVHRLLHHRDPHVRKHVIALLAAGGSGEDAQAVSATLIALTRSGDIRTVRQALLALGRAEAHWACPAITALLEHPTMNIRKTAASALLRTGTPAAVPGLLDALARHDNPGLHAGLVDALRAVLGPACTATVLAAAAHRQDPRERALLLRGLGGALSVRTVLALAEQGSPVVPELLALVADGRIPLGAGSSADLAELWAAHGITATAHHGPTDDADSVAAALVGHGWSAPLALRLVNSPGGRRAAHLVDLRTMLPEWLRLAGSVPGATRDRVLALVLRLRRGPWSAAELEHFAAFSPVLAQALAGERENRRGILSLLTAVAPLLPGPERMAVADAVRTMSPPPHVDALRTLRACGAVLVGEDLDRALAAARLDTDDRDAETAVLREVFGTPAPSGSGAEVWRSALHEVLRTRGAVEEFRRADRHPPDSRHRLAALMAAYPDAGDDGVRALLLDWMTDLQPPGVPPWTLAEATGPASEVVREPDRPRSAARRGRLLEMLEAPDPVRRADAARQLQDWPEPEAARAVLDAYLRGRVPLPAGNLPARALVTLDPAELEAGEILPAGVVRIVRLLGPWDVVPLIPLLLGWWEHGPADLREEAGHALRSAPAEVLAQHLGPRLEAGAWGLLDLLVGRPLLASPELTRIRERLRAEGRDDLAAALLLDEGPDSAPRTEAPAVTAGRPGRAELLRLARTGGPEQIRRALSRLAEDHGGRAPDRDPALREVIGELLTHPRPKVRLHAHRTSRTMLDRPAHLLHTAALLDNLQPDISRMAIRTLSRAAWEPAVPALVALLDHTRPTVRAEAAEGLLRMGGAAVPALRHAVGHARPDRRSRYTDVLDRLTGPDQGLP, encoded by the coding sequence GTGACCACGCTGCCCGCCGACGCCCGGCCTCAACACTCCTCTGCCGGCCGTCCCGAGCGCGGTCCGGAGGCCGACATCTGCACGGTCCCGGAGCTTGCCGCGCTCGTCGGACACGCGGACCGCCGTACGAGGTACCGGGGGCTCACCCTGCTCGCGGAGTGGGCCGGCGCGCCCCTGCTGGGGGTCGGTGAGGCGGCCGAGCTGGCCGGGCTGCTGCCGTCCGGTGTGCCGGAGTCACCGGACGAGTCGCTCCTGCTGGCCGGGCTCCACCAGCGGCTGGGAATCCATCTCCCACGCCGGCGGCTGTCCGCCTGGCGTGCGGCCCGGCTGCCGCAGCGGGTGCGGATCGCCTGGCTCGGCGCCGAACTCCTCACGGACCCCTCGGTGCTGCGGGACGAGGAGCCCGGCGAGTTGCTCCACCAGGCCGTGCGGAGCATCGACGCGGGGAACGCCCATCGCCCCGACCGGCTCGTCGCCGAGCTGCTGGAAACCCGTGACCCCGTCCTCCGGGCCGAGGCCGTCCGATGGATCCGGGAGGGCCTGCACGCCGGCCTGCTGGCTCCCGGCCTCGCCCGGACCCACATCGCCGGACTGCTCGACGAGGACCCGGACGGGCCGGCGGCGGCCGCCGCCCTGGCGGAGCTGGCCGAGCCCTGGGCGGCGTCGGACCCTCTGCCCGCAGCCCGCTTCGCCCCGTACCTGGCCCCCTCCCGAGCGGTTCCGGTCGCGGTCCTCGCGCTCACCGCCGCGGCCCGCCACGGGCACGGCGCACTCCTGCCCCGGACGGCCGCCGACCCCGCCGTTCCCCCGGCCGTACGACGTCTGGCCCTGGAGCTCCTCGGTGACCTGGCGGAACGCGGCGACATCGGCGGGCTCCTGGACATCGCCGCCCGGGACCCGCTGCTGCTCGCCGGGCCTCTGCTGACCTGTCTGCAAGGGCTCCACCGGCGTGGGCACTTCCCCGACGCGTCCCACGCGCCTGCCCTCATCGGCCTGGCGCTGGCCGATCACTCGGTCGACGCCCGGACGGTCGCGACGATCCTCTACACCTCCCGGGGGACAGCACTCGACCTGCTCGTCGACGCCCCGGCCGACGATCCGGGCATGCCCCGGAGGCTCGACCTCCTGGTCGCCCTCGCCGGGCAGGGCACGGGGGACCTGCCGATCGGGGCCGCCGTCACCCGCCTGCTCCCCGCCGCGCGCCGCCCCGGACCGTTCCTCGACGCCATCCGCCGGCTCCGGTCCGAAGGCGCCGAGGAGGCCGTCCTCGCCGTGCTGCCCGAAGCCCCGGCTGCGGCCCTCGACACTCTCGAAGCCATCGGCGGCGACCGCACGGTCGCCGCCCTGACCGACGCGCTCGGCCCGGAGACCGGCGGCCGCGGGATCGCGCCCTTCCTCCGCCCGGTACGCCATCGGGCGCTGGAGCTCCTGTGGCAGCTCAACACCGACCCCGGGCTCCGGCGCCGCCTCCTGGCCCGTGTCGATCCCGCCGCGCCGCCCCCGGCCGTCGCGGCCGACCTCGGCGCCCCGGACGAGCGGGAACTGGCCCTGCTGGCGGCCGGTCCCGCGCCCGCCGACCCGGTCGCGGCGCTGTGCGCGCTCGCGTCCCACGGCAGCGCGGCCGTCCTGCCCGCCGTCACCGCCCTGCTGGCGCGGGTCGTGAGCGAACAGGCGACGGAGTGGGAGACCGTGGAGACGGGCCCGCGCCCGGAACCGGACCGGGCCGAGGAACCCGTCGTACCCGAGACGATCGTGGACGCCGTACGTGCCCTGGGCGGACGGCTGTACGAGCGGCGCAGGATCAGGCCGTCCTGCCTGCTCGGCGCCCGGAACGCCGGGGAGGCGGGTGACGCGCTGCTGGCCGGGCTCGTCCTGGATCTGCTGGACCGGCCGGAGCTGCCGCCCCGTCAGCAGGCCGTCCTGATCGAAGTCCTGCGGCGCGCGCCGTCCGCGCGGACGCGTCCCCGGGTGCACCGCCTGCTGCACCACCGTGATCCGCATGTGCGCAAGCACGTGATCGCGCTCCTGGCCGCGGGCGGTTCGGGCGAGGACGCCCAGGCGGTCTCGGCCACGTTGATCGCCCTGACCCGGTCCGGGGACATCCGGACCGTACGCCAGGCGCTGCTCGCCCTCGGCCGTGCGGAGGCGCACTGGGCCTGCCCGGCGATCACCGCCCTCCTCGAGCACCCCACCATGAACATCAGGAAGACCGCCGCGTCGGCCCTGCTGCGCACCGGTACCCCCGCCGCCGTGCCCGGCCTCCTCGACGCCCTCGCACGCCACGACAATCCGGGGCTGCACGCCGGGCTCGTCGACGCGCTGCGGGCGGTACTGGGCCCGGCCTGCACCGCCACGGTCCTTGCCGCAGCCGCGCACCGCCAGGATCCCCGGGAACGGGCGCTGCTGCTGCGCGGCCTCGGCGGCGCCCTCTCGGTCCGCACGGTCCTCGCCCTGGCCGAACAGGGTTCGCCGGTCGTGCCGGAGCTGCTCGCCCTGGTGGCGGACGGCCGGATCCCCCTCGGCGCGGGCAGTTCCGCCGATCTCGCCGAGCTGTGGGCGGCCCACGGCATCACCGCGACCGCTCACCACGGACCCACGGACGACGCGGACTCCGTGGCCGCCGCGCTCGTCGGCCACGGCTGGAGCGCCCCGCTCGCCCTGCGACTCGTGAACAGCCCCGGCGGGCGGCGGGCAGCGCACCTGGTGGACCTCCGGACGATGCTGCCGGAGTGGCTGCGCCTGGCCGGGTCCGTTCCGGGGGCCACCCGGGACCGCGTGCTGGCGCTCGTCCTGCGGCTGCGCCGGGGACCGTGGTCGGCCGCCGAACTGGAGCACTTCGCGGCTTTCTCCCCGGTGCTGGCGCAGGCACTCGCGGGTGAGCGGGAGAACCGACGGGGAATCCTCTCCCTGCTCACGGCTGTGGCGCCCCTGCTTCCCGGCCCCGAGCGCATGGCGGTCGCCGACGCCGTACGCACCATGTCACCGCCGCCGCACGTGGACGCGCTGCGGACGCTCCGGGCCTGCGGAGCCGTGCTCGTCGGAGAGGATCTGGACCGAGCCCTCGCCGCCGCCCGCCTCGACACCGACGACAGGGACGCCGAAACCGCCGTACTGCGTGAGGTGTTCGGCACGCCGGCCCCGTCCGGCAGCGGCGCGGAGGTCTGGCGGTCCGCGCTGCACGAGGTCCTCCGCACGCGCGGCGCGGTGGAGGAGTTCCGGCGCGCCGACCGGCACCCACCGGACTCCAGGCACCGCCTGGCCGCCCTGATGGCCGCCTACCCCGACGCCGGCGACGACGGGGTGCGCGCGCTCCTTCTCGACTGGATGACGGACCTCCAGCCCCCCGGGGTCCCGCCGTGGACGCTCGCCGAGGCAACCGGTCCGGCTTCGGAAGTCGTACGCGAGCCCGACCGGCCGCGGTCCGCCGCGCGGCGCGGGCGGCTGCTGGAGATGCTGGAGGCGCCCGACCCCGTCCGCCGGGCCGACGCGGCCCGGCAGCTCCAGGACTGGCCGGAACCGGAGGCGGCACGCGCCGTCCTCGACGCGTACCTGCGAGGACGCGTCCCCCTGCCGGCAGGGAACCTGCCTGCCCGGGCGCTGGTCACCCTAGATCCCGCGGAGCTGGAGGCCGGGGAGATCCTGCCCGCCGGAGTGGTCCGGATCGTCCGGCTCCTGGGCCCCTGGGACGTCGTGCCGCTGATCCCCCTGCTGCTCGGCTGGTGGGAACACGGCCCCGCGGACCTCCGCGAGGAAGCCGGTCACGCCCTGCGTTCCGCGCCCGCCGAGGTACTCGCCCAGCACCTGGGCCCCCGGCTCGAGGCGGGCGCCTGGGGTCTCCTGGACCTGCTGGTAGGCCGCCCGCTGCTCGCCTCCCCGGAGCTGACGCGGATCCGGGAGCGGCTGCGCGCGGAGGGGCGCGACGACCTCGCCGCAGCGCTGCTGCTGGACGAGGGCCCGGACTCCGCCCCTCGCACGGAGGCCCCCGCCGTCACGGCGGGCCGGCCGGGGCGCGCGGAACTGCTCCGCCTGGCCCGTACAGGGGGCCCCGAGCAGATCCGCAGGGCTCTCTCCCGCCTCGCGGAGGACCACGGCGGCCGGGCACCGGACAGGGACCCCGCCCTGAGGGAGGTCATCGGTGAGCTGCTGACCCACCCCAGGCCGAAGGTCAGGCTCCACGCCCACCGGACCTCGCGCACCATGCTGGACCGCCCGGCCCACCTGCTCCATACCGCGGCTCTGCTGGACAACCTCCAGCCGGACATCAGCCGCATGGCGATCAGGACGCTCAGCCGCGCCGCCTGGGAACCCGCGGTCCCCGCGCTGGTGGCCCTGCTCGACCACACCCGGCCGACGGTGCGGGCGGAGGCGGCCGAGGGGCTGCTGAGGATGGGTGGAGCCGCAGTTCCCGCTCTGCGCCACGCCGTCGGGCACGCCCGCCCGGACAGGCGCTCGCGCTACACGGACGTCCTCGACCGGCTCACCGGGCCCGACCAGGGGCTGCCCTAA
- a CDS encoding MerR family transcriptional regulator, which yields MRIGDAAAAAGTTPRALRFYEERGLLPPPARSATGQRQYGAHDVARIGFIRELLSLGLTVDDLARCADRLDLLRDDPPQRCGVSGDGATGSPGVAARRLALLDAEIARLTRLRAQLASRVGVVVRPNP from the coding sequence ATGCGGATCGGTGATGCGGCGGCGGCTGCCGGTACGACGCCGAGAGCGCTCCGGTTCTACGAGGAGCGAGGGCTGCTGCCCCCGCCGGCGCGCAGCGCCACGGGCCAGCGGCAGTACGGCGCACACGATGTGGCCCGGATCGGGTTCATCCGCGAGCTGCTCTCCCTGGGGCTCACCGTGGACGACCTGGCGCGGTGCGCGGACCGGCTCGACCTGCTGAGGGACGACCCGCCGCAGCGCTGCGGGGTCTCCGGCGACGGAGCCACCGGGAGCCCGGGGGTCGCCGCGCGGAGGCTGGCGTTGCTCGACGCGGAGATCGCCCGCCTGACCCGGCTCCGCGCTCAACTGGCCTCACGGGTAGGGGTCGTGGTCCGGCCGAACCCCTGA